A stretch of the Tachysurus fulvidraco isolate hzauxx_2018 chromosome 18, HZAU_PFXX_2.0, whole genome shotgun sequence genome encodes the following:
- the cep97 gene encoding centrosomal protein of 97 kDa isoform X2: MAATEEASFYHPVTQMAKPEGPGLVDLSSQGIHKLDPNFCSLDTRTLILDQNHIIKLEHLEKNVAIQQLSVACNRLVRMMGVSKLTNLRVLNLPNNSIGYIEGMKDLVHLEWLNLAGNNIKVIEQLNSCIALQHLDLSDNNISHTGDISKLSALKDLAEVSYLAPLHNLQQLSIMNNPCVMATSSMPGCDHRPYVVSWCLNLKVLDGYVVSQKEGLKAEWLYSQGKGRTFRPGQHKQLVQYLVSTCPLTSSTSLQSAEDAKLERILSKQRQHQKQLLQEGQDNSSSPLPPTQLDMDQHWNDPAHKSLNVIGQPEASEPVVQMNTWMSNTSSEHVLGAVPAHSRDGDSLVLEDMQTDEEKLHGSLLSSESAFLPVNSVVRSPSPADSEEEELDEPDSLAPPNPARSHPRKVERVTSFHTVEKGEHLEADRMVHLQGSKATNAPEAGTELRGPSAMVAECHPHSAAVKIQAWWRGHWTRQQHPQAKEVRCEIRLRRLQDHIVYLTAELERVQQQQQEEKLQRMIQEEAVKFLWKQLQAMMEWQCSVKEQLSCLSPMQNITAGPIPASPKTTALPMPSEVSIPESGFQSPGDQQGVLEDSMSSAATGGSPETVRTLQPTSSPGSGADGDSQDSSLLEQYLSSVQRQEEEDEARENCSSLFSPAHGSEVSSCPDVVG, from the exons ATGGCGGCGACGGAGGAAGCTAGTTTTTATCATCCTGTCACTCAAATGGCAAAACCCGAGG GTCCTGGTTTGGTTGATCTTTCAAGTCAAGGTATCCACAAGCTGGATCCGAACTTCTGTTCActggacacacgcacactcatcTTAGACCAGAACCATATCATCAAACTGGAACATCTGGAGAAGAATGTAGCTATTCAGCAG CTCTCCGTGGCTTGTAATCGGCTAGTTCGTATGATGGGTGTGTCAAAACTTACAAACCTGAGGGTCTTGAACCTCCCTAACAATAGCATTGGCTACATCGAGGGAATGAAAGACCTGGTGCATCTTGAGTGGCTAAACTTAGCAGGAAACAACATCAAG GTCATTGAGCAGTTAAACAGCTGTATAGCACTGCAACATCTGGACCTGTCTGACAACAACATTTCTCACACGGGTGACATTTCAAAACTCTCTGCCTTAAAG GACCTCGCTGAG GTGTCCTACTTAGCACCTCTCCACAACCTCCAGCAGTTGTCCATCATGAACAACCCATGTGTGATGGCTACATCCTCAATGCCCGGATGTGATCATCGCCCATATGTTGTGAGCTGGTGCCTTAATTTGAAGGTGCTTGATGGATATGTGGTGTCACAAAAAGAAGG GCTTAAAGCAGAGTGGTTGTACAGCCAAGGCAAAGGACGTACATTTCGTCCAGGACAGCACAAGCAGCTAGTCCAGTACCTGGTTTCCACATGCCCCTTGACCTCCTCAACCTCACTGCAGTCTGCTGAGGATGCCAAGCTGGAGAGGATCCTCAGCAAACAGAG GCAGCATCAGAAACAGCTTCTCCAGGAAGGTCAGGACAATTCCTCAAGTCCTCTTCCCCCGACTCAGCTGGATATGGATCAGCACTGGAACGATCCAGCCCATAAAAGTCTGAATGTCATCGGTCAACCAG AAGCTTCTGAACCAGTTGTCCAGATGAATACTTGGATGTCCAATACATCCTCAGAACATGTCCTAGGTGCAGTTCCTGCCCATTCTCGTGATGGGGACAGTCTGGTTCTAGAAGACATGCAGACAGATGAGGAGAAACTTCACGGCAGCCTGCTGTCCTCAGAGTCAGCCTTCCTACCCGTAAACTCTGTTGTCCGCTCACCGTCGCCCGCTGACAGTGAAGAGGAAGAGCTTGACGAGCCCGATTCACTGGCTCCTCCAAATCCAGCTCGATCTCATCCACGCAAAGTGGAGAGAGTGACAAGCTTTCACACCGTAGAGAAAGGAGAACACTTAGAAGCTGACAGAATGGTTCATTTGCAAGGCAGCAAGGCCACAAATGCCCCTGAGGCAGGTACTGAGCTGAGAGGACCAAGTGCTATGGTGGCAGAGTGCCATCCACATTCAGCAGCGGTGAAGATTCAGGCCTGGTGGAGGGGACACTGGACTCGACAGCAGCACCCCCAGGCCAAAGAAGTGCGCTGTGAGATTCGCCTACGCCGACTACAGGATCACATCGTCTACCTGACGGCAGAGCTGGAGAG agtgcagcagcagcagcaggaggagaAGTTGCAGAGGATGATCCAGGAAGAAGCTGTGAAGTTTCTCTGGAAGCAG CTTCAGGCCATGATGGAGTGGCAGTGTTCAGTGAAGGAGCAACTCAGCTGTTTATCCCCCATGCAGAACATTACTGCTGGTCCCATTCCTGCCAGCCCTAAAACCACAGCTCTTCCTATGCCAAGCGAGGTCTCAATCCCTGAATCAGGCTTTCAATCTCCTGGTGACCAGCAGGGGGTGTTGGAAGACAGTATGAGCAGCGCTGCTACAGGCGGCTCTCCTGAAACAGTGCGAACTTTGCAACCTACAAGCTCACCTGGCTCCGGAGCAGATGGAGACAGTCAGGATAGCAGCTTGCTAGAGCAGTATCTCTCCTCCGTGCAGCGccaggaagaggaggatgaagcCAGAGAAAACTGTTCTTCACTGTTTTCTCCGGCTCACGGCTCAGAGGTGTCTTCCTGTCCAGATGTAGTGGGTTAA
- the cep97 gene encoding centrosomal protein of 97 kDa isoform X4 produces MMGVSKLTNLRVLNLPNNSIGYIEGMKDLVHLEWLNLAGNNIKVIEQLNSCIALQHLDLSDNNISHTGDISKLSALKTLLLNGNIITSLRSSPVHFPLNLCVLSLAENEIQDLAEVSYLAPLHNLQQLSIMNNPCVMATSSMPGCDHRPYVVSWCLNLKVLDGYVVSQKEGLKAEWLYSQGKGRTFRPGQHKQLVQYLVSTCPLTSSTSLQSAEDAKLERILSKQRQHQKQLLQEGQDNSSSPLPPTQLDMDQHWNDPAHKSLNVIGQPEASEPVVQMNTWMSNTSSEHVLGAVPAHSRDGDSLVLEDMQTDEEKLHGSLLSSESAFLPVNSVVRSPSPADSEEEELDEPDSLAPPNPARSHPRKVERVTSFHTVEKGEHLEADRMVHLQGSKATNAPEAGTELRGPSAMVAECHPHSAAVKIQAWWRGHWTRQQHPQAKEVRCEIRLRRLQDHIVYLTAELERVQQQQQEEKLQRMIQEEAVKFLWKQLQAMMEWQCSVKEQLSCLSPMQNITAGPIPASPKTTALPMPSEVSIPESGFQSPGDQQGVLEDSMSSAATGGSPETVRTLQPTSSPGSGADGDSQDSSLLEQYLSSVQRQEEEDEARENCSSLFSPAHGSEVSSCPDVVG; encoded by the exons ATGATGGGTGTGTCAAAACTTACAAACCTGAGGGTCTTGAACCTCCCTAACAATAGCATTGGCTACATCGAGGGAATGAAAGACCTGGTGCATCTTGAGTGGCTAAACTTAGCAGGAAACAACATCAAG GTCATTGAGCAGTTAAACAGCTGTATAGCACTGCAACATCTGGACCTGTCTGACAACAACATTTCTCACACGGGTGACATTTCAAAACTCTCTGCCTTAAAG ACACTTCTTCTCAATGGCAACATTATAACAAGTCTGCGTTCTTCCCCCGTCCATTTTCCTCTAAACCTCTGTGTTCTCTCATTGGCTGAAAATGAAATCCAGGACCTCGCTGAG GTGTCCTACTTAGCACCTCTCCACAACCTCCAGCAGTTGTCCATCATGAACAACCCATGTGTGATGGCTACATCCTCAATGCCCGGATGTGATCATCGCCCATATGTTGTGAGCTGGTGCCTTAATTTGAAGGTGCTTGATGGATATGTGGTGTCACAAAAAGAAGG GCTTAAAGCAGAGTGGTTGTACAGCCAAGGCAAAGGACGTACATTTCGTCCAGGACAGCACAAGCAGCTAGTCCAGTACCTGGTTTCCACATGCCCCTTGACCTCCTCAACCTCACTGCAGTCTGCTGAGGATGCCAAGCTGGAGAGGATCCTCAGCAAACAGAG GCAGCATCAGAAACAGCTTCTCCAGGAAGGTCAGGACAATTCCTCAAGTCCTCTTCCCCCGACTCAGCTGGATATGGATCAGCACTGGAACGATCCAGCCCATAAAAGTCTGAATGTCATCGGTCAACCAG AAGCTTCTGAACCAGTTGTCCAGATGAATACTTGGATGTCCAATACATCCTCAGAACATGTCCTAGGTGCAGTTCCTGCCCATTCTCGTGATGGGGACAGTCTGGTTCTAGAAGACATGCAGACAGATGAGGAGAAACTTCACGGCAGCCTGCTGTCCTCAGAGTCAGCCTTCCTACCCGTAAACTCTGTTGTCCGCTCACCGTCGCCCGCTGACAGTGAAGAGGAAGAGCTTGACGAGCCCGATTCACTGGCTCCTCCAAATCCAGCTCGATCTCATCCACGCAAAGTGGAGAGAGTGACAAGCTTTCACACCGTAGAGAAAGGAGAACACTTAGAAGCTGACAGAATGGTTCATTTGCAAGGCAGCAAGGCCACAAATGCCCCTGAGGCAGGTACTGAGCTGAGAGGACCAAGTGCTATGGTGGCAGAGTGCCATCCACATTCAGCAGCGGTGAAGATTCAGGCCTGGTGGAGGGGACACTGGACTCGACAGCAGCACCCCCAGGCCAAAGAAGTGCGCTGTGAGATTCGCCTACGCCGACTACAGGATCACATCGTCTACCTGACGGCAGAGCTGGAGAG agtgcagcagcagcagcaggaggagaAGTTGCAGAGGATGATCCAGGAAGAAGCTGTGAAGTTTCTCTGGAAGCAG CTTCAGGCCATGATGGAGTGGCAGTGTTCAGTGAAGGAGCAACTCAGCTGTTTATCCCCCATGCAGAACATTACTGCTGGTCCCATTCCTGCCAGCCCTAAAACCACAGCTCTTCCTATGCCAAGCGAGGTCTCAATCCCTGAATCAGGCTTTCAATCTCCTGGTGACCAGCAGGGGGTGTTGGAAGACAGTATGAGCAGCGCTGCTACAGGCGGCTCTCCTGAAACAGTGCGAACTTTGCAACCTACAAGCTCACCTGGCTCCGGAGCAGATGGAGACAGTCAGGATAGCAGCTTGCTAGAGCAGTATCTCTCCTCCGTGCAGCGccaggaagaggaggatgaagcCAGAGAAAACTGTTCTTCACTGTTTTCTCCGGCTCACGGCTCAGAGGTGTCTTCCTGTCCAGATGTAGTGGGTTAA
- the cep97 gene encoding centrosomal protein of 97 kDa isoform X1: protein MAATEEASFYHPVTQMAKPEGPGLVDLSSQGIHKLDPNFCSLDTRTLILDQNHIIKLEHLEKNVAIQQLSVACNRLVRMMGVSKLTNLRVLNLPNNSIGYIEGMKDLVHLEWLNLAGNNIKVIEQLNSCIALQHLDLSDNNISHTGDISKLSALKTLLLNGNIITSLRSSPVHFPLNLCVLSLAENEIQDLAEVSYLAPLHNLQQLSIMNNPCVMATSSMPGCDHRPYVVSWCLNLKVLDGYVVSQKEGLKAEWLYSQGKGRTFRPGQHKQLVQYLVSTCPLTSSTSLQSAEDAKLERILSKQRQHQKQLLQEGQDNSSSPLPPTQLDMDQHWNDPAHKSLNVIGQPEASEPVVQMNTWMSNTSSEHVLGAVPAHSRDGDSLVLEDMQTDEEKLHGSLLSSESAFLPVNSVVRSPSPADSEEEELDEPDSLAPPNPARSHPRKVERVTSFHTVEKGEHLEADRMVHLQGSKATNAPEAGTELRGPSAMVAECHPHSAAVKIQAWWRGHWTRQQHPQAKEVRCEIRLRRLQDHIVYLTAELERVQQQQQEEKLQRMIQEEAVKFLWKQLQAMMEWQCSVKEQLSCLSPMQNITAGPIPASPKTTALPMPSEVSIPESGFQSPGDQQGVLEDSMSSAATGGSPETVRTLQPTSSPGSGADGDSQDSSLLEQYLSSVQRQEEEDEARENCSSLFSPAHGSEVSSCPDVVG, encoded by the exons ATGGCGGCGACGGAGGAAGCTAGTTTTTATCATCCTGTCACTCAAATGGCAAAACCCGAGG GTCCTGGTTTGGTTGATCTTTCAAGTCAAGGTATCCACAAGCTGGATCCGAACTTCTGTTCActggacacacgcacactcatcTTAGACCAGAACCATATCATCAAACTGGAACATCTGGAGAAGAATGTAGCTATTCAGCAG CTCTCCGTGGCTTGTAATCGGCTAGTTCGTATGATGGGTGTGTCAAAACTTACAAACCTGAGGGTCTTGAACCTCCCTAACAATAGCATTGGCTACATCGAGGGAATGAAAGACCTGGTGCATCTTGAGTGGCTAAACTTAGCAGGAAACAACATCAAG GTCATTGAGCAGTTAAACAGCTGTATAGCACTGCAACATCTGGACCTGTCTGACAACAACATTTCTCACACGGGTGACATTTCAAAACTCTCTGCCTTAAAG ACACTTCTTCTCAATGGCAACATTATAACAAGTCTGCGTTCTTCCCCCGTCCATTTTCCTCTAAACCTCTGTGTTCTCTCATTGGCTGAAAATGAAATCCAGGACCTCGCTGAG GTGTCCTACTTAGCACCTCTCCACAACCTCCAGCAGTTGTCCATCATGAACAACCCATGTGTGATGGCTACATCCTCAATGCCCGGATGTGATCATCGCCCATATGTTGTGAGCTGGTGCCTTAATTTGAAGGTGCTTGATGGATATGTGGTGTCACAAAAAGAAGG GCTTAAAGCAGAGTGGTTGTACAGCCAAGGCAAAGGACGTACATTTCGTCCAGGACAGCACAAGCAGCTAGTCCAGTACCTGGTTTCCACATGCCCCTTGACCTCCTCAACCTCACTGCAGTCTGCTGAGGATGCCAAGCTGGAGAGGATCCTCAGCAAACAGAG GCAGCATCAGAAACAGCTTCTCCAGGAAGGTCAGGACAATTCCTCAAGTCCTCTTCCCCCGACTCAGCTGGATATGGATCAGCACTGGAACGATCCAGCCCATAAAAGTCTGAATGTCATCGGTCAACCAG AAGCTTCTGAACCAGTTGTCCAGATGAATACTTGGATGTCCAATACATCCTCAGAACATGTCCTAGGTGCAGTTCCTGCCCATTCTCGTGATGGGGACAGTCTGGTTCTAGAAGACATGCAGACAGATGAGGAGAAACTTCACGGCAGCCTGCTGTCCTCAGAGTCAGCCTTCCTACCCGTAAACTCTGTTGTCCGCTCACCGTCGCCCGCTGACAGTGAAGAGGAAGAGCTTGACGAGCCCGATTCACTGGCTCCTCCAAATCCAGCTCGATCTCATCCACGCAAAGTGGAGAGAGTGACAAGCTTTCACACCGTAGAGAAAGGAGAACACTTAGAAGCTGACAGAATGGTTCATTTGCAAGGCAGCAAGGCCACAAATGCCCCTGAGGCAGGTACTGAGCTGAGAGGACCAAGTGCTATGGTGGCAGAGTGCCATCCACATTCAGCAGCGGTGAAGATTCAGGCCTGGTGGAGGGGACACTGGACTCGACAGCAGCACCCCCAGGCCAAAGAAGTGCGCTGTGAGATTCGCCTACGCCGACTACAGGATCACATCGTCTACCTGACGGCAGAGCTGGAGAG agtgcagcagcagcagcaggaggagaAGTTGCAGAGGATGATCCAGGAAGAAGCTGTGAAGTTTCTCTGGAAGCAG CTTCAGGCCATGATGGAGTGGCAGTGTTCAGTGAAGGAGCAACTCAGCTGTTTATCCCCCATGCAGAACATTACTGCTGGTCCCATTCCTGCCAGCCCTAAAACCACAGCTCTTCCTATGCCAAGCGAGGTCTCAATCCCTGAATCAGGCTTTCAATCTCCTGGTGACCAGCAGGGGGTGTTGGAAGACAGTATGAGCAGCGCTGCTACAGGCGGCTCTCCTGAAACAGTGCGAACTTTGCAACCTACAAGCTCACCTGGCTCCGGAGCAGATGGAGACAGTCAGGATAGCAGCTTGCTAGAGCAGTATCTCTCCTCCGTGCAGCGccaggaagaggaggatgaagcCAGAGAAAACTGTTCTTCACTGTTTTCTCCGGCTCACGGCTCAGAGGTGTCTTCCTGTCCAGATGTAGTGGGTTAA
- the cep97 gene encoding centrosomal protein of 97 kDa isoform X3, translating to MAATEEASFYHPVTQMAKPEGPGLVDLSSQGIHKLDPNFCSLDTRTLILDQNHIIKLEHLEKNVAIQQLSVACNRLVRMMGVSKLTNLRVLNLPNNSIGYIEGMKDLVHLEWLNLAGNNIKVIEQLNSCIALQHLDLSDNNISHTGDISKLSALKTLLLNGNIITSLRSSPVHFPLNLCVLSLAENEIQDLAEVSYLAPLHNLQQLSIMNNPCVMATSSMPGCDHRPYVVSWCLNLKVLDGYVVSQKEGQHQKQLLQEGQDNSSSPLPPTQLDMDQHWNDPAHKSLNVIGQPEASEPVVQMNTWMSNTSSEHVLGAVPAHSRDGDSLVLEDMQTDEEKLHGSLLSSESAFLPVNSVVRSPSPADSEEEELDEPDSLAPPNPARSHPRKVERVTSFHTVEKGEHLEADRMVHLQGSKATNAPEAGTELRGPSAMVAECHPHSAAVKIQAWWRGHWTRQQHPQAKEVRCEIRLRRLQDHIVYLTAELERVQQQQQEEKLQRMIQEEAVKFLWKQLQAMMEWQCSVKEQLSCLSPMQNITAGPIPASPKTTALPMPSEVSIPESGFQSPGDQQGVLEDSMSSAATGGSPETVRTLQPTSSPGSGADGDSQDSSLLEQYLSSVQRQEEEDEARENCSSLFSPAHGSEVSSCPDVVG from the exons ATGGCGGCGACGGAGGAAGCTAGTTTTTATCATCCTGTCACTCAAATGGCAAAACCCGAGG GTCCTGGTTTGGTTGATCTTTCAAGTCAAGGTATCCACAAGCTGGATCCGAACTTCTGTTCActggacacacgcacactcatcTTAGACCAGAACCATATCATCAAACTGGAACATCTGGAGAAGAATGTAGCTATTCAGCAG CTCTCCGTGGCTTGTAATCGGCTAGTTCGTATGATGGGTGTGTCAAAACTTACAAACCTGAGGGTCTTGAACCTCCCTAACAATAGCATTGGCTACATCGAGGGAATGAAAGACCTGGTGCATCTTGAGTGGCTAAACTTAGCAGGAAACAACATCAAG GTCATTGAGCAGTTAAACAGCTGTATAGCACTGCAACATCTGGACCTGTCTGACAACAACATTTCTCACACGGGTGACATTTCAAAACTCTCTGCCTTAAAG ACACTTCTTCTCAATGGCAACATTATAACAAGTCTGCGTTCTTCCCCCGTCCATTTTCCTCTAAACCTCTGTGTTCTCTCATTGGCTGAAAATGAAATCCAGGACCTCGCTGAG GTGTCCTACTTAGCACCTCTCCACAACCTCCAGCAGTTGTCCATCATGAACAACCCATGTGTGATGGCTACATCCTCAATGCCCGGATGTGATCATCGCCCATATGTTGTGAGCTGGTGCCTTAATTTGAAGGTGCTTGATGGATATGTGGTGTCACAAAAAGAAGG GCAGCATCAGAAACAGCTTCTCCAGGAAGGTCAGGACAATTCCTCAAGTCCTCTTCCCCCGACTCAGCTGGATATGGATCAGCACTGGAACGATCCAGCCCATAAAAGTCTGAATGTCATCGGTCAACCAG AAGCTTCTGAACCAGTTGTCCAGATGAATACTTGGATGTCCAATACATCCTCAGAACATGTCCTAGGTGCAGTTCCTGCCCATTCTCGTGATGGGGACAGTCTGGTTCTAGAAGACATGCAGACAGATGAGGAGAAACTTCACGGCAGCCTGCTGTCCTCAGAGTCAGCCTTCCTACCCGTAAACTCTGTTGTCCGCTCACCGTCGCCCGCTGACAGTGAAGAGGAAGAGCTTGACGAGCCCGATTCACTGGCTCCTCCAAATCCAGCTCGATCTCATCCACGCAAAGTGGAGAGAGTGACAAGCTTTCACACCGTAGAGAAAGGAGAACACTTAGAAGCTGACAGAATGGTTCATTTGCAAGGCAGCAAGGCCACAAATGCCCCTGAGGCAGGTACTGAGCTGAGAGGACCAAGTGCTATGGTGGCAGAGTGCCATCCACATTCAGCAGCGGTGAAGATTCAGGCCTGGTGGAGGGGACACTGGACTCGACAGCAGCACCCCCAGGCCAAAGAAGTGCGCTGTGAGATTCGCCTACGCCGACTACAGGATCACATCGTCTACCTGACGGCAGAGCTGGAGAG agtgcagcagcagcagcaggaggagaAGTTGCAGAGGATGATCCAGGAAGAAGCTGTGAAGTTTCTCTGGAAGCAG CTTCAGGCCATGATGGAGTGGCAGTGTTCAGTGAAGGAGCAACTCAGCTGTTTATCCCCCATGCAGAACATTACTGCTGGTCCCATTCCTGCCAGCCCTAAAACCACAGCTCTTCCTATGCCAAGCGAGGTCTCAATCCCTGAATCAGGCTTTCAATCTCCTGGTGACCAGCAGGGGGTGTTGGAAGACAGTATGAGCAGCGCTGCTACAGGCGGCTCTCCTGAAACAGTGCGAACTTTGCAACCTACAAGCTCACCTGGCTCCGGAGCAGATGGAGACAGTCAGGATAGCAGCTTGCTAGAGCAGTATCTCTCCTCCGTGCAGCGccaggaagaggaggatgaagcCAGAGAAAACTGTTCTTCACTGTTTTCTCCGGCTCACGGCTCAGAGGTGTCTTCCTGTCCAGATGTAGTGGGTTAA